From a region of the Microterricola gilva genome:
- a CDS encoding alpha/beta hydrolase, with protein MSTDTEKPRPTRPRGRHRVRTAVLWVLSILALLVLGVLFWAHSVMMGERPAALEVWENPDIVVTSTDHSVVLAPAENASATGLVFIPGAKVDPYAYMYKLSGIVEETGATVVITKPTLNLAFFDTRPLDTFTADAPAVDEWYVGGHSLGGVRACQLVDAPDAADDGVVGLVLFGSYCANDISDSGLQVLSISGSEDGLSTPEKIDGAAHLLPEDAVFVQIDGANHAGFGDYGVQPGDGTATIDSPQIQAAITEALVAFGL; from the coding sequence GTGAGCACCGACACCGAGAAGCCCCGCCCGACCCGCCCGCGCGGCAGGCACCGCGTCCGCACCGCCGTCCTGTGGGTGCTCAGCATCCTGGCACTGCTCGTGCTCGGCGTGCTGTTCTGGGCGCACTCGGTGATGATGGGCGAGCGGCCGGCCGCGCTCGAGGTGTGGGAGAACCCCGACATCGTCGTGACGTCCACCGACCACTCGGTCGTGCTCGCGCCGGCCGAGAACGCCTCCGCCACGGGCCTCGTGTTCATCCCGGGCGCCAAGGTCGACCCGTACGCGTACATGTACAAGCTCTCCGGCATCGTCGAGGAGACCGGCGCGACGGTCGTCATCACCAAGCCGACGCTGAACCTGGCCTTCTTCGACACCCGGCCGCTCGACACCTTCACCGCCGACGCACCCGCCGTGGACGAGTGGTACGTCGGCGGGCACTCCCTCGGCGGCGTGCGCGCCTGCCAGCTGGTCGACGCGCCGGATGCCGCCGACGACGGCGTGGTGGGTCTCGTGCTGTTCGGCAGCTACTGCGCCAACGACATCAGCGACTCCGGGCTGCAGGTGCTCAGCATCAGCGGCAGCGAGGACGGCCTGAGCACGCCGGAGAAGATCGACGGGGCCGCGCACCTGCTGCCGGAGGACGCGGTCTTCGTCCAGATCGACGGCGCGAACCACGCCGGCTTCGGGGACTACGGCGTGCAGCCGGGCGATGGCACAGCCACGATCGACAGCCCGCAAATCCAGGCGGCGATCACCGAGGCGCTGGTGGCGTTCGGGCTGTAG
- a CDS encoding DUF1905 domain-containing protein: MRFDFTSPLWKWDSQGASWYFVTLPEEVSEDIREVPRMPRGFGAIKVRVTVGGSTWSTSVFPDSRTGGHWLPIKKAVRVAEGLEEDAPVSVSLELVEF; this comes from the coding sequence ATGCGCTTCGACTTCACCTCCCCGCTCTGGAAGTGGGACTCGCAGGGCGCCTCCTGGTACTTCGTGACGCTGCCGGAGGAGGTCAGCGAGGACATCCGCGAGGTGCCCCGGATGCCGCGCGGCTTCGGCGCTATCAAGGTGCGCGTCACCGTCGGCGGCTCAACCTGGAGCACCTCGGTGTTCCCGGACTCCCGCACCGGTGGCCACTGGCTGCCGATCAAGAAGGCCGTGCGCGTCGCCGAAGGGCTCGAGGAGGACGCTCCGGTGTCGGTCTCCTTGGAGCTCGTCGAGTTCTGA
- the sufU gene encoding Fe-S cluster assembly sulfur transfer protein SufU — MSSLDGLYQQLILDHSKKRAGDGVLDHHDAEHFERNPSCGDEITVQLAMEPGTDRVASFGWTGSGCSISMASASVLSELAPGMSIDELQKLIEEFREMLRSRGAGEPDDEVLGDAVAFHGVSKFVMRIKCAMLAWVAAEACLLEVRAAH, encoded by the coding sequence ATGAGCAGCCTCGACGGGCTGTACCAGCAGCTGATTCTCGACCACTCCAAGAAGCGCGCGGGCGACGGGGTGCTCGACCACCACGATGCCGAGCACTTCGAGCGAAACCCCAGCTGCGGCGACGAGATCACCGTGCAGCTCGCCATGGAGCCGGGCACCGACCGGGTGGCGTCGTTCGGCTGGACGGGCAGCGGATGCAGCATCTCGATGGCTTCCGCCTCCGTGCTCTCCGAGCTGGCTCCCGGCATGAGTATCGACGAACTGCAGAAGCTGATCGAGGAGTTCCGCGAGATGCTGCGCTCGCGTGGCGCCGGTGAGCCGGACGACGAGGTGCTCGGCGATGCGGTCGCCTTCCACGGCGTCTCGAAGTTCGTGATGCGGATCAAGTGCGCGATGCTCGCGTGGGTCGCCGCCGAGGCCTGCCTGCTCGAGGTCCGCGCCGCCCACTGA
- a CDS encoding aminotransferase class V-fold PLP-dependent enzyme: MALSEAEVLELRRDFPALAEEVNGQPLAYLDSGATAQRPASVLDAEHDFLIHSNAAVHRGAHTLAGLATEAYEDARATVAAFIGAQPDEIVWTANATDALNLVAYGIGNASRGRGGAAAGRFALAAGDEIVVTEAEHHANLVPWQELAASTGATLRFIPVDDDGIYTLADAAALLTERTRIVAIGHVSNVTGFIAPIAEIAALAHEHGALVVLDACQSAPHRRLDVAELGVDFLAFSGHKMLGPTGIGVLWGRAELLNALPPFRTGGSMISTVTMESSTFLPAPQRFEAGTQPVSQAVALAEAVRYLERVGLERIDAREDELAQRMLAGLAEIDGIRIVGPAAGVPRAGLVSFDVDGVHAHDVGQFLDAQGIAVRVGHHCAQPLHRRLGLTATTRASAYLYTTTEEVDRFLAAVAGVRGYFGVTDSVGAEAGA, encoded by the coding sequence TTGGCGCTGAGCGAAGCCGAGGTGCTTGAGCTGCGCCGCGACTTCCCGGCACTCGCCGAGGAGGTGAACGGGCAGCCGCTCGCGTACCTGGATTCCGGGGCGACGGCGCAGCGGCCGGCATCCGTTCTCGATGCCGAACACGACTTCCTGATCCACAGCAACGCCGCCGTGCACCGCGGCGCGCACACCCTCGCCGGGCTCGCGACTGAGGCCTACGAAGACGCCCGCGCGACCGTCGCCGCCTTCATCGGTGCGCAGCCGGACGAGATCGTCTGGACAGCCAACGCCACCGACGCGCTCAACCTCGTCGCCTACGGCATCGGCAACGCATCCCGCGGTCGCGGGGGAGCAGCCGCCGGCCGCTTCGCGCTCGCGGCAGGCGACGAGATCGTCGTGACCGAGGCGGAGCACCACGCCAACCTCGTGCCCTGGCAGGAGCTCGCAGCCAGCACCGGCGCAACGCTGCGCTTCATCCCCGTCGACGACGACGGCATCTACACGCTGGCGGATGCCGCGGCCCTCCTCACCGAGCGCACCCGCATCGTCGCCATCGGCCACGTCTCCAACGTCACCGGATTCATCGCGCCCATCGCCGAGATCGCCGCCCTGGCCCACGAGCACGGCGCGCTCGTCGTGCTGGACGCCTGCCAGTCGGCCCCGCACCGCCGCCTCGACGTGGCCGAGCTCGGCGTCGACTTCCTCGCCTTCAGCGGCCACAAGATGCTCGGCCCGACCGGCATCGGCGTGCTCTGGGGCCGCGCCGAGCTGCTGAACGCGCTGCCGCCGTTCCGTACAGGCGGGTCGATGATCAGCACCGTCACGATGGAGTCGTCCACCTTCCTGCCCGCCCCGCAGCGGTTCGAGGCCGGCACACAGCCGGTGTCGCAGGCCGTCGCACTGGCCGAGGCCGTGCGTTACCTGGAGCGCGTCGGGCTCGAGCGCATCGATGCCCGCGAGGACGAACTCGCCCAGCGGATGCTGGCGGGGCTCGCCGAGATCGACGGCATCCGCATCGTCGGCCCCGCAGCGGGCGTCCCGCGCGCCGGGCTCGTGAGCTTCGACGTCGACGGGGTCCACGCCCACGATGTCGGTCAGTTCCTGGACGCGCAGGGCATCGCCGTGCGGGTCGGCCACCACTGCGCACAGCCGCTGCACCGCCGCCTCGGCCTGACCGCGACGACGCGCGCCAGCGCCTACCTGTACACGACCACCGAGGAGGTCGACCGTTTCCTCGCCGCCGTCGCCGGCGTGCGCGGCTACTTCGGTGTCACGGATTCTGTTGGCGCGGAGGCCGGCGCATGA
- a CDS encoding NAD-dependent epimerase/dehydratase family protein, translated as MRIAVTGGSGKLGRTVVRELAASGHHVINLDQRGERGPGFVQVDLTDFGQVIDALSGVNDRHNGIDALVHLAAIPAPGIASDVATFHNNMLGSFNVFWAAQRLGITRIVYASSETVLGLPFDVPPPYVPVDEDYPARPESVYSLVKHLEEQLAIELVRWHPELSITALRFSNVMDPEDYAAFAAFDADATARKWNLWGYIDARDGAQAVQRALDVAAPGFDRFIIAAADTVMTRPNAELLAEVFPGVPHKREVGPNETLLSIDKARRVLGYEPRHSWRHLATPISVD; from the coding sequence ATGCGCATCGCCGTCACAGGAGGATCAGGCAAGCTCGGCCGCACGGTTGTGCGGGAGCTTGCGGCATCCGGTCACCACGTCATCAACCTCGACCAGCGCGGTGAGCGCGGGCCGGGCTTCGTGCAGGTCGACCTCACCGACTTCGGGCAGGTGATCGATGCGCTGAGCGGGGTGAACGACCGCCACAACGGCATCGACGCGCTCGTGCACCTGGCGGCGATCCCGGCACCGGGGATCGCGAGCGACGTCGCGACGTTCCACAACAACATGCTCGGCAGCTTCAACGTGTTCTGGGCGGCGCAGCGGCTCGGAATCACGCGGATCGTCTACGCCTCAAGCGAGACGGTGCTTGGTCTGCCGTTCGATGTGCCACCGCCCTACGTGCCGGTCGACGAGGACTACCCGGCCCGGCCGGAGAGCGTCTACTCGCTCGTCAAGCACCTTGAGGAGCAGCTGGCGATCGAGCTCGTGCGCTGGCATCCGGAGCTCTCGATCACGGCGCTGCGCTTCTCCAACGTCATGGACCCGGAGGACTACGCGGCCTTCGCCGCGTTCGACGCCGATGCCACGGCGCGCAAGTGGAACCTCTGGGGCTACATCGATGCCCGCGACGGGGCGCAGGCCGTGCAGCGGGCGCTGGATGTCGCGGCGCCCGGCTTCGACCGCTTCATCATCGCCGCAGCCGATACCGTGATGACCCGGCCGAACGCCGAGCTGCTCGCGGAGGTGTTCCCCGGTGTGCCGCACAAGCGCGAGGTCGGGCCGAACGAGACGCTGCTCTCGATCGACAAGGCGCGCAGGGTGCTCGGCTACGAGCCGCGACACAGCTGGCGCCACCTCGCGACCCCGATCTCCGTCGACTGA
- a CDS encoding endonuclease/exonuclease/phosphatase family protein, which translates to MKIISYNLRKHSASGELVALCERYAVDVLCLQELDTQDMPSAIGDLKLADSTTRNRLGLAVYYRHDRFEALETRTFSLKKSLHDRLLTPAHERLIGTRLYDREGQRELIVASFHAAPLTALNSLRRHQIHSALGELWQLGPGLPTIMVGDYNYPVFKENLSNKVRESGYDLTLSDKRTYTRYKFFRGHFDLATSVGLDIESVETLPRGTSDHMPILVTAAYGPDAAALRATASGAVTPDFII; encoded by the coding sequence GTGAAGATCATCAGTTACAACCTGCGCAAGCACAGCGCCAGTGGTGAACTCGTTGCGCTGTGCGAGCGTTACGCGGTCGATGTGCTCTGTCTGCAGGAGCTCGACACGCAGGACATGCCGTCGGCGATCGGCGATCTGAAGCTCGCGGACTCCACCACGCGCAACCGGCTCGGGCTGGCCGTCTACTACCGGCATGACCGGTTCGAGGCGCTGGAGACCCGCACCTTCTCGCTGAAGAAGTCGCTGCACGACCGGCTGCTCACGCCCGCGCACGAGCGCCTCATCGGCACGCGGCTCTACGACCGCGAGGGGCAGCGCGAGCTCATCGTCGCGTCCTTCCACGCGGCGCCGCTCACCGCGCTCAACTCGCTGCGCCGGCATCAGATCCACTCCGCGCTCGGCGAGCTCTGGCAGCTCGGGCCGGGCCTGCCGACGATCATGGTCGGGGACTACAACTACCCCGTGTTCAAGGAGAACCTGAGCAACAAGGTGCGGGAGTCCGGCTACGACCTCACCCTGAGCGACAAGCGCACCTATACGCGCTACAAGTTCTTCCGCGGGCACTTCGACCTCGCGACATCCGTCGGTCTCGACATCGAGAGCGTCGAGACGCTGCCACGCGGCACGTCCGACCACATGCCGATCCTCGTGACGGCCGCCTATGGCCCGGATGCCGCGGCCCTCCGCGCGACGGCCAGCGGCGCGGTCACCCCCGACTTCATCATCTGA
- a CDS encoding putative quinol monooxygenase, whose product MTEAIVVTAVFTPAEGQFDAVYAALLPAIAASHEEDGCEIYALHKAPDGTLVMIEKWESLEHHQAHDEAAAVATLIQALDGLLAVPVEVTRLVPLPAGNEIQGSL is encoded by the coding sequence ATGACTGAAGCCATCGTTGTGACCGCCGTGTTCACCCCTGCAGAGGGCCAGTTCGACGCCGTGTACGCTGCGCTGCTGCCCGCGATTGCCGCCTCCCACGAGGAGGACGGCTGCGAGATCTACGCGCTGCACAAGGCACCGGACGGCACACTCGTGATGATCGAGAAGTGGGAGTCGCTGGAACACCACCAGGCACACGACGAGGCGGCGGCCGTGGCCACGCTCATCCAGGCCCTCGATGGCTTGCTCGCCGTGCCCGTCGAGGTGACCCGGCTCGTCCCGCTGCCGGCTGGCAACGAAATCCAGGGATCCCTCTAG
- a CDS encoding TM0106 family RecB-like putative nuclease yields the protein MFLRDDVVVTSASDLSTASKCEFAFLRTLDAKLGRIDAVASSADAMLERAGRLGDAHEAAVLERYRQQFAADGPLGVVEIERPSLRDDGALDAALAATKDAFDAGAAVVFQAAFFDGAFIGFADFIVRQSDGRYLVQDTKLARSAKVTALLQLAAYVEQLENIGVPVADTVQLLLGDGSVSEHRVADILPVYRRRRAHLLRIIAERLSDSEPVRWGDPRYTLCGHCEACETEIAAHRDVLLVAGMRVLQRQKLAAAGIDTIDELAASDGPIDGIGDAALAGMRAQAALQLQAMADAEAGVEPDPHPVPPFRVVKAEALTALPAPDAGDIFFDFEGDPLYSEAAGAGDVNGADAQRWGLDYLFGLIEPDRTFRAFWAHDHAEERVALIDFLAYVAERRAAHPGMHIYHYAAYERTHLLSLAARHGVGEEAVDQLLRDNVLIDLYPIVRGALRVGSRSYSIKKLEPLYMGEELRGGDVTNAADSITEYAEARALIESGQTDAGEHKLAEIADYNEYDCRSTLALRDWLLERAREAGIVPGALHGDRDAVIEIAPSPLRDALLARAGDPLNPHRTADQTAAAFAAAALDYHQREQKSFWWDHFARLTAPIEEWADTRDVMVVESASVERDWHREGRQRVDRRWIRLHGIIAPGSSIKPGEQAGPFLVYDFPGPWLDAKADAGARSARAVQVLDVDDDGGVLVLETLPKDTEPYDTIPVALTPSSPPPAGAQKQAIADWAQEIADAGDSWPRDPLVDVLRRVPPIGLADRAPSPDVDTAEGGPLDHRAAATRSNPELADVVAAVLALDRSALAVQGPPGTGKTYLGAHLITELVQKHGYKIGVVAQSHAVVENLLGGVVAAGLDPSLVGKVPKTGPDAAPPAYTALLKDGQLLFALEHAASGFVVGGTAWDFANPARVPRRSLDLLVVDEAGQFSLASTIAASVAADTVLLLGDPQQLPQVSQGTHPEPVDQSALGWVSAGHDVLPAEFGFFLAESRRMHPAVTAPVSALSYEGALHAHPVAAERRLAGITPGLHAVAVAHSGNATESAEEAAAVVEIVRGALGRAWSEAASGGQMSRPLEQRDVIVVTPYNAQLALVHEALLAAGLGEVRVGTVDKFQGQEAAIAIVSLAASSAADVPRGMGFLIMKNRLNVAISRAKWAAYLLYSPELIEYLPVTPAGLAELSAFIGLVDAAVETSTVETGAVETSTVETAVVEAAAFSGPPIG from the coding sequence GTGTTTCTGCGTGACGACGTTGTGGTGACCAGCGCCTCCGATCTGAGCACCGCCTCGAAGTGCGAGTTCGCCTTCCTGCGCACCCTCGACGCGAAACTCGGGCGCATCGACGCCGTCGCCAGCTCCGCTGACGCGATGCTGGAGCGCGCCGGGCGGCTCGGCGACGCCCACGAGGCGGCCGTGCTCGAGCGCTACCGGCAGCAGTTCGCGGCCGACGGCCCGCTCGGCGTCGTCGAGATCGAGCGGCCGAGCCTCCGCGATGACGGCGCCCTGGATGCCGCGCTCGCCGCGACCAAGGACGCATTCGACGCCGGCGCAGCAGTCGTCTTCCAGGCCGCCTTCTTCGATGGCGCGTTCATCGGTTTCGCGGACTTCATCGTGCGCCAGAGCGACGGGCGTTACCTCGTGCAGGACACCAAGCTGGCCCGCTCGGCCAAGGTCACCGCGCTGCTGCAGCTCGCCGCCTACGTCGAACAGCTCGAGAACATCGGCGTGCCCGTGGCCGACACCGTGCAGCTGCTGCTCGGCGACGGCAGCGTCAGCGAGCACCGGGTGGCCGACATCCTGCCCGTGTACCGGCGGCGGCGGGCGCATCTGCTGCGGATCATCGCTGAACGCCTGAGCGACAGCGAGCCGGTGCGCTGGGGCGACCCGCGTTACACGCTCTGCGGGCACTGCGAGGCGTGCGAGACCGAGATCGCCGCGCACCGCGACGTGCTGCTTGTTGCCGGCATGCGGGTGCTGCAACGGCAGAAGCTGGCCGCGGCCGGCATCGACACGATCGATGAGCTGGCGGCATCCGATGGGCCGATCGACGGTATCGGGGATGCCGCGCTCGCCGGCATGCGCGCCCAGGCAGCCCTGCAGCTGCAGGCCATGGCGGATGCCGAGGCGGGCGTCGAACCCGACCCGCACCCGGTTCCGCCGTTCCGGGTCGTGAAGGCGGAGGCGCTCACGGCGCTGCCCGCGCCCGACGCCGGCGACATCTTCTTCGACTTCGAGGGCGACCCGCTGTACAGCGAGGCGGCTGGCGCCGGCGACGTGAACGGGGCGGACGCCCAGCGCTGGGGCCTCGACTACCTGTTCGGGCTGATCGAGCCCGACCGCACCTTCCGAGCTTTCTGGGCCCACGACCATGCCGAGGAGCGCGTGGCGCTGATCGACTTCCTCGCCTACGTCGCCGAGCGCCGGGCCGCGCACCCCGGCATGCACATCTACCACTACGCCGCCTACGAGCGCACCCACCTGCTCAGCCTCGCCGCCCGGCACGGCGTCGGCGAGGAGGCCGTCGACCAGCTGCTGCGCGACAACGTGCTCATCGACCTCTACCCGATCGTGCGCGGCGCACTCCGGGTCGGCAGCCGCAGCTACTCGATCAAGAAGCTCGAACCGCTCTACATGGGGGAGGAGCTGCGCGGCGGCGACGTCACGAACGCGGCCGACTCCATCACCGAGTACGCCGAGGCGCGCGCCCTGATCGAGAGCGGCCAGACGGATGCCGGCGAGCACAAGCTCGCCGAGATCGCCGACTACAACGAGTACGACTGCCGCTCGACGCTCGCCCTGCGCGACTGGCTGCTCGAGCGCGCACGCGAGGCCGGTATCGTGCCCGGCGCCCTGCACGGCGACCGCGACGCCGTGATCGAGATCGCGCCGTCTCCGCTGCGCGACGCCCTGCTGGCGCGCGCCGGCGACCCGCTGAACCCGCACCGCACGGCCGACCAGACCGCGGCGGCATTCGCCGCCGCGGCGCTCGACTACCACCAGCGCGAGCAGAAGAGCTTCTGGTGGGATCACTTCGCGCGCCTCACCGCGCCCATCGAGGAGTGGGCAGACACCCGCGACGTGATGGTCGTCGAGAGCGCTAGCGTCGAGCGTGACTGGCACCGTGAGGGCCGGCAGCGCGTCGACCGGCGTTGGATCCGACTGCACGGCATCATCGCGCCCGGCAGCTCGATCAAGCCGGGCGAGCAGGCCGGACCGTTCCTCGTGTACGACTTCCCCGGGCCGTGGCTCGACGCCAAGGCGGATGCCGGCGCGCGCTCCGCCCGTGCCGTGCAGGTGCTCGACGTCGACGACGATGGCGGCGTGCTCGTGCTCGAGACGCTCCCGAAGGACACCGAGCCGTACGACACGATCCCCGTCGCGCTGACGCCGAGCTCTCCGCCGCCGGCCGGGGCGCAGAAGCAGGCCATCGCCGACTGGGCGCAGGAGATCGCGGATGCCGGCGACAGCTGGCCGCGCGACCCGCTCGTCGACGTGCTCCGCCGCGTTCCTCCCATCGGCCTCGCCGACCGCGCTCCGTCGCCGGATGTCGATACGGCCGAAGGCGGTCCACTCGATCACCGGGCCGCCGCCACCCGCAGCAACCCCGAGCTCGCCGATGTCGTCGCCGCGGTGCTGGCGCTCGACCGTTCCGCCCTCGCCGTGCAGGGCCCGCCAGGCACGGGCAAGACCTACCTCGGCGCGCACCTCATCACCGAACTCGTGCAGAAGCACGGCTACAAGATCGGCGTCGTCGCGCAGTCCCATGCCGTCGTCGAGAACCTGCTCGGCGGCGTCGTCGCGGCCGGCCTCGACCCGAGCCTCGTCGGCAAGGTGCCGAAGACCGGGCCGGATGCGGCGCCGCCCGCGTACACCGCGTTGCTGAAGGACGGCCAGCTGTTGTTCGCGCTCGAGCATGCGGCATCCGGCTTCGTTGTCGGCGGAACCGCGTGGGACTTCGCGAATCCGGCCAGGGTTCCGCGGCGCTCGCTCGACCTGCTCGTCGTCGACGAGGCCGGCCAGTTCTCGCTGGCCTCGACGATCGCGGCGAGCGTCGCCGCCGACACCGTGCTGCTGCTCGGTGACCCGCAGCAGCTGCCGCAGGTGAGCCAGGGCACGCACCCGGAGCCGGTCGATCAGTCCGCGCTCGGCTGGGTGAGCGCCGGGCACGACGTGCTGCCGGCCGAGTTCGGTTTCTTCCTCGCCGAGAGCCGCCGCATGCACCCCGCCGTCACGGCACCCGTCTCCGCGCTCAGCTACGAGGGCGCGCTGCACGCGCACCCGGTCGCCGCCGAGCGGCGGCTCGCGGGGATCACCCCGGGCCTGCACGCGGTGGCGGTGGCGCACAGCGGCAACGCGACCGAGTCAGCGGAGGAGGCGGCGGCGGTCGTGGAGATCGTGCGCGGGGCCCTCGGCCGGGCCTGGAGCGAGGCGGCATCCGGTGGGCAGATGTCGCGCCCGCTCGAGCAGCGCGACGTGATCGTGGTCACGCCGTACAACGCGCAACTCGCGCTCGTGCACGAGGCGCTCCTCGCCGCCGGGCTCGGTGAGGTGCGCGTCGGCACGGTCGACAAGTTCCAGGGGCAGGAGGCGGCGATCGCGATCGTGAGCCTCGCGGCGTCGTCGGCGGCCGATGTGCCGCGCGGCATGGGCTTCCTGATCATGAAGAACCGTCTCAATGTCGCCATCTCTCGGGCGAAGTGGGCGGCGTATCTGCTCTACTCACCTGAGCTGATCGAGTACCTGCCGGTGACGCCGGCCGGGCTCGCCGAGCTCAGCGCCTTCATCGGGCTGGTGGATGCCGCAGTCGAAACAAGCACGGTCGAAACAGGCGCGGTCGAGACAAGCACGGTCGAAACAGCAGTGGTCGAAGCCGCCGCGTTCTCCGGCCCGCCGATAGGCTGA
- a CDS encoding PPOX class F420-dependent oxidoreductase, producing MTKIPAHLEYLLDQPIFAALGTIRPDDTVQVNPMWFERIGDEIHFTHTTKRGKFRNLQHNPSMSLAIIDPADPLVYVELRGTLRTVIEDPTGAFYVRLGKRYGNAEQQAPADSADRVILVMSIDKALGH from the coding sequence ATGACCAAGATTCCCGCGCACCTCGAATACCTGCTCGACCAGCCGATCTTTGCCGCGCTCGGCACGATCCGCCCGGATGACACGGTGCAGGTGAACCCGATGTGGTTCGAGCGCATCGGCGATGAGATCCACTTCACGCACACGACGAAGCGCGGCAAGTTCCGCAACCTGCAGCACAACCCGTCGATGAGCCTCGCGATCATCGACCCGGCCGACCCGCTCGTCTACGTCGAGCTGCGCGGCACACTGCGCACCGTGATCGAGGACCCCACCGGCGCGTTCTACGTGCGGCTCGGCAAGCGCTACGGCAACGCGGAGCAGCAGGCGCCGGCCGACAGCGCCGACCGCGTCATCCTGGTGATGAGCATCGACAAGGCGCTCGGGCACTAG